GGCCAGTGCTGAAAGCCATACAAGTCAATCCAAATTAAAAGCTGAAGGTATATATCATTGACACGCTAATTCAATGTGTTAGAACAAGGAAGGATCCGATCGACTTCATTGTTtttgttatgaaaatatatgCGTAACGAATATacgaattttacgtggaaaacccttacgggaaaaaaccacgggcgtagaccggcaatgatcactatagatgaattgataCAAACGGAGGACATATTAGACTACACACCCTCCCCGTGCGGCTTACAAGCGATACATAGAGATATCGAGGAGTACTAGTGGGTAAAGACTTAGAGTCATACTAGGGAACTAATCCTAATAGTTAAGTTCTATTAGTAAACTTATTTGAATATATTGTGGACCCAAAAtttggatcacatatttaacaattttTGTGATAATATGGAGCACCAATAGAGTTGTATGCAGCGAaatagtattaattattattccTTACTATAGTGAAAAGTAACTAATTAATTTTGTTAGATACACCAACTGTAACTAACACATTTCAAGAATGTGTAGTGAATTCATGCATATACTGAGAAACACTCAGGGGGTCtttcggctagctccacaagatgGTGGGATAGCCGGTCTGGGTTCGAagtctcaccccttctaattaattgatattaggtcctttcCTACTATatattcacttttttttaattcatgcATATACTGTACTGGAGGTAATTCTAATTGAAGTGAGCAACTAATGCAATACTAGCATTTTACTGTAAAGTGCAAACCTGATTAGAAGCTAAGCTAGTGAGGGAAGTTGTTAATGCGCAATCTGATGATCGCAGCAGAAAGATAAGAGCACGGTATGGataagaaaggaaagaaagagagtTGGTACCGAATTGAATTCCGATGTGGTCCGTCCTTgtactccctcctctcctctgcaTCGATCGATGGATCTCCCTGAGCTTGTCCGGCGGAGGGGATGAGGATGGGCCACCAAACTTGGGCCTTGGTTTGCGGTTAGAATGGTTGGGCTAATTTAGGCCTGGAAAGAGCTGAGGTTTGTGGGTCTAAAATAATTCATGGGCCAAAACGGAAAGATAATTTGTCTCTATATCCAACTTTAGTTAAATTAATTTACACAGCACCAACAACCTTTTCAACTTAATTTCTCATGGAATTGGTTGTCCTTGTCTGCTGCTTGGAGTGTACTCCAGTCCAGTATGCAATTCAGGCTCGCTAAGTGCTGGACCTCGTACATCTTTTGCTTTAACACCAGCACACCGAACCAAACTAATCAAATGATATCACGACGATTTGCTTCGTAACTTCAACAATTAATGATCTGTGCTAATTAACTACATCCACAAAATTAAGTTGTGCCTTTTGAATGCAACAGTGTCGCATGCATAGACACATACGTACTCTGCCAGCTGCGTGCAAACTGATCGAATGTGTGTGTGGAACATACTCCTCCACTCCACTGTAGTAATCCAGTATACTCCACTTAGTAGCGAGGGACATATATATCACATGCTAATTAAGCAATGAGTTAGTTTGTATAGCGCTCGATCCATATCCATTCGATCAGTCTAGTACAGTTAACAATTAATTAAAGAGCACGTAAACACGCGGAACGGAATGATGGCTTAGAAGACCAATCGATCGCGACTTAGTTTCGGTCATTTAATTTATGGTAGCTACTACGTACCCTAACCACCTAGCAAGCCATATATACCAGCTAATCTTGTATGGAGTACTAGCTAACTCTCTCAGTCATCACCACTAGTCGATCTACAGGACAGCAACTAACTGTTAGAAAACGATAAagcgaacaaacgataaaaaacaatagatcaatcacagaagacacaaGATTTAACGTAGAAAACCCTtttaaaacaggagagaaaaaaaccacgagcgccagccagcaaaatatcttcactatatctggagtgaggttacatcgccgtacgacggcttacaagaggtatatatctGGTAgaaccctaaaagggatgacgaTCTGTTTCGCGGGGGCTCCGCCCCCGCACCCCCGGGCATCCCAGGtagcctttattaagtgcaaataaatttggatcacaactcaacagtAACAGTCTAGCTAACATAACACAACACGCAGCTCTGCATGCCTTCCTGCGACAATTGAGCGAGGCAGAGTTCTCTCCCTTTCCTTTACCAAGCTAGGTATCGGACGGAGCTCAACGTACGAGAATAATATTGGTGGTGGATTGAGAGCGAGCTCAAGAATGATCGATGGCTGTGTGGGAGCTCGATAGATGATGGTGCTTAATTCCCAGTTGACGTACGGTTGGATCTATATATAGCACCGACCAAGCGTGAGGAGGAGCTACAGCCTACAGGCCAGGGACACAGCAGGCTGCCACACATGAGCTCGCCGGTGATGGCCACAAAGctaaggagagggagagacagaaagagaaaaaaagatgaAATCCAGATCGAGGGGTATTTTGATCGGCTCGCGCGCTAAGAAAAAGAAATGCAAAAATTCATTTAATGATCAAGAAGAAACGGTGTTGTAACGTGTTGACGCCCTTCTTATAATAATGAAGTTTTAACGAAACCCGGCCTATCTGTGAGATGGCGTTTCAGCAAACCTCACttttaacaatatatatatagcagaatATACCAATTATTTTCTCCTTTCATTTCGATTAGGATTGCAGGTGAATTAATTGGTGATCGAATGCAATATCTCGATCATACGGATGGACGGTTGCTGTGTGCGCTAGCTAGCTGTGCACAGACCACAGTACAGGCAGGCGGGCAGATACTAGACAGACAGGCAATTTTGGTTATGGTTTTCCGCCGATCGAATCAAATTAAACCACCTTATATAATTTCCTCGTTTAATTTCATGTGCAATAGTATACTAGTAGGCCGATCGACTGAATATATTCAACGGAGTGAGTACTTATTTCATTTATAAAGTGAGGAAGAAATTAAAAGAAGGAGAGGTACTCCAGCGGCCAGCGAGCAACTGTATCTCCGGTgctgcacgcacgcacgacACTGTTTAATTAATGCACCTCCCTCGCAACCGAAATGCGAGTGCATCCTTGAACGATCGCCTGGCCTGTTTAATTTGCTCCATCACTGAATGGCACACCAACAGCTTGATATAGCCAGGAAAGTTGACTTACTGCTGTCTGCTGGTGAGGTGGGATCATCCATGACTTATCTGATCACACAcgattttcttttagaaaaggaAGAACATCGTGATAATATTTGAGAAAATGAAGAGCTAGCTAGGAAACATCCAGTTGGAGGGTGAGGAACCTGATCAAATTGTGCATGGGCATTACTCCAGCATCGTCAGTCTACCAGGCACAGTGCCGTCTAGGGGCAACAAAGCACGGGCTTCGATTCACTGATTCGGAAAACATGGACGCCAGGGAAATACAAATTCTGCACGTGGTTGGTCATTCAAAATATGGTTTAGACTTGGGATCGGCTCGCAACCAGAGAATGACAAAATGTCACTAACCTCTTTGCTGTAGAGAAGTCAAAATGACTCTCCACCTCTTGGCCAATTGCATATAcacgaaaagaaaagaatatgaAACCCGGTAACCACTTGGATGGCCTATCATCAGCTCGATCTTGAGCTTTGGGAAGCAACCCAAAAAGGGCAAGACTAATGAGAGACACTAGTAAACATGACAAGTGTTTCAAAATGGGGATTGCGCACTTTAATCCTCGTCGTCGTTTGGGTGATCTGAAATGAGAGGAAGCGATGAATCTTAGCACAAGGAGACCATGACAGCCAACCTCTTTGATAAAATTAAGAAAGAAGCTAGGACGTACTTGGGCTCTGGCATGAGCAAAGTGATTTCGGGAGTTCTTACCAAACAGTGTATATGACTTATAAGGTGCTTTTCCCCTTTTCACATCCTTAAGGGTTGTATTTTCTCccaatatatatttaatgaaagAGCACAATCTTATGCTAATTAATTATAATCTAGGAAAAGAAAGAGCTAGGAAAGAGGTCACATGTTTTGTTATCCTAATGAGCAAAAAAACACATCCTTTTGTTAAAGCTAGTATGTCCATGGGCGATCCTAGATGCATGATACGTACATACTCGTAGAGTCAAGGAGTAGCAATGAACTGGTGGCTACAGAAGAGGAGATTTACAATTGGTTGAATGGCGATGGAATGGTGGATGTGCAGATGCGTCGTCCATATATGCATGATCACGTGGAAGTGGAGACTGGCCAGTGGGTAATTTAAGTGTATACGTGGCCACCTTAATTACATGGTGGCTTAAGCTCCAGGTGGCCCGACTGATGCTGATGGGCACAAAATTAAGTGTATAAGCTTTTACTCCAGTTGATGATAAGTAATTATTAAGAGTAAGAAATAGTTAATTAAACATTTAAAGAAGCAGTTAAGCGGATGGATCGGTATAGGTTAGTGATCGAATGATCCAACGGGTAGAATTAATCGAAGGAAGGAAGGGCGATGAATCGGCCAACTAACTGATATCTGCCCGTCATCCTCCCAACTAACAACGGCCGCAGCCCGCAGGCAGGTTGATCGATGAGAGTCGAGAGTCGTCGTACGTCTTGttgattagtactccctccgtttcgaaatgcttgacgccgttgacttttttaaacatgtttgaccgttcgtcttattcaaaaaatttaagtaattattaattctttttctattatttgattcattattaaatatatttttatgtaggcatataattttacatattttataaaagtttttgaataagacgaacggtcaaacatgtgctagaaagtcaatggtgtcaaacatttcgaaatggagggagtatttttttctctttcaattCTTCTCTTGTATGGATGGTTTGGTTTGTTGGCGGCCACAGCACAGCGCAGCTTAGCTTAGCTACACAACACACCCTTTGAATGAAGCAACAAGCTAGTAGAATTGAAGACACCTCCGAATCCGGCCGGCTCCAATTCCGATTCCAACCCCCACATCCCCATCCGTGCTCTCTCTTTGTTTCTTTCTAGATACTCTCTCTCAGAGAGGCAGAGTACAAGTGTATATATAAGGTTGCTGGAGTTGGATGGGTAGTGCAATAGGCCGCTTTATCATCATCTATCTCTTCTTCCAGttccagctctctctctctcgtcttaTTGTTGGTCGTTGACAAGTTTTGGTTGGGCATGAGGATGAGGGAGAgcaacgaggaggagaagaagagcgtGTGCGTGATGGACGCGTCCGGCCCGCTCGGCCACGCCCTCGTCGCCCGTCTCCTCCGCCGAGGCTACACCGTCCACGCCGCCACctacccccaccaccaccaccatccagAAGAAGAGTACCAGCAGCACCCCCGCCTGAAGCTGTTCCGCGCCGACCCCTTGGACTACCACGccatcgccgacgccgtccATGGCTGCTCCGGCCTCTTCGCCATCTTCAACACCCCTTCCTCCTCGCAATCGCAATCGCACTCCTGCTTCCTAGTAcgtctttctctctctcctcctgtTCGATCGATTTAGCTCTACATACAAAATCATGCATCAAACCAagccttttcattttttttacttacttgtgcatatgtacatacatacataaatCTGAGGATGATGATACTACGCAATCCTTAACAACTCAAGGTCAAggatagtactactagtagatgCATGATACTGGAAGAGAGCATGGCTAGGTTGGCACCGATCGAGCCGGCCATTAATTTGGCATGTCAAGTACAGTAGAGATGAGATGGTGCTGAGCTGGGTCTGCTGCCCTTTCATTAATGGGCAATGGCGCGCCtcatatcatcatcatcatcatcatctatctagctccttcttcctccttccagTTCCACAGTTCTAGTTTCAGCTAGCTGGCTCCGAGAAGAGGATGACCGATGACACTAATAACTGCACCTACCAACCAGCCTTTCCGCGTCAATCAATTAATGCCCCTGCCCTGCTTTGCATGTACACACTGCTCCTCCGGCGAACTACCGGCCGGAGTAGGAGCATGAGAATGACTTGGCTTGATTATGTATTATGTTAATCCTAACTGATTgaatttaccaaaaaaaaaaaaacaggatgaggaggagggtatggtggaggcggaggtgcgAGCGGCGCACAACATTCTGGAGGCGTGCGCGCAGACGGACACCATGGAGAGGGTGGTCTTCAACtcctccgtcaccgccgtcgtGTGGAGGCCTCAgccggaggaggacgatgacgctGCCTTGCAATTGGACGAGAACACCTGGAGCGACCTCACCTTCTGCAGAAGATTCAAGGCACGTGTGCTCCCTTTTCCTCCTCCATcttcctttctttttattttcaattattAATAATACTCTACTGTACTAGTAgtacttttctttattagtattACTGTATTATTATTCCACTCAAAATCTGCAATTCACTTGATTCGCATCATGCCGATCCTTTTATTATTATATTCTATCATATATGCGTGTCGTCACTGATCGATTCGATCAACTAGTGGCACAGCAGTACACCGCTCATTGATAACGCAATGGCAAATTAGTAATATTGGTACGGCAGTAGCGCTGGTCCAAGTAGCTGAACAAACTAGTTATTGCATGCACCACCCAACAACAACAAATGTTACCGAGTACTACACTATACtcataaaaaaaatcgtttagaacaaaatttaagtcaaaccttacaaatataaatcatgaataactctcagtTTGTTGaggttgaaaatataaaaattatatgaatagatttgtcttgaaaaatactttcatcaaagtatacatatatcactttcaataaatatttttatagaaataagaagtcaaagttgtgttttggagaccatgTCGCTGTCAAAAACGATTTTCCTTTACAAGTACGGAGGTTACTCTACTCatcaatatactccctccgtcccataatataagaaattttgagtttttgtttgcactctctgatcactcgtcttattcaaaaaaaatttggaattattatttatttttttgtgacttactttattatccaaagtattttaagcacaacttttcgttttttatatttgcacaattttttttgaataagacaagtggtcaaataatacaagtaaaaacttaaaattccttatatcatgggacagagggagtactacactactccctccgtcccaaaataagtgcagttttacactattcacgtttaacgtttgaccgttcgtcttatttgaaaattttatatgattagtatttttattgctattagatgataaaacatgactagtactttatgtgtgactaaatatttttaaatttttcataaatttttcaaataagacggacggtcaaatgttgggcaCGGATTTTAGAACGGAGATAGTACATACTTGTACTATACCATATGGCCGGTCAATTCTACTCAGCTCAACCATATATGGCCTGGCTGGGTGGCTGGCGGCCGGTACCTTTCGCCATCACCAGAGCCACTAGTACATGAGTGACTACACCTTAATATTTAATCACTTCCCTTTTCGCCACCAATCCTCCTAGTGCTTGTATTAGTAGTACAAAAGTGTGCAAGCAATTCAATTTCGCTCACACAAAGATCACCGATATAAATAGGGTCATCTTAAACATCAAGGCTTTCCCTCTTACcaacctccctccctctttGTATCGCAAACACTAATAGCAAAGCCTATCTAGAAGCAAGCATGCAAAGCAGCAGGTTCAacaacaaaccaaaccaaaccaaacccttGAGAGTAAAAGCAACAACAAGCTGCTACTACTAGCTAGTGTGGGTGGCTTCTGAATATGTCAACTCTTGCTTCGCCTGATAAGTGGAGTACAATCCAGGTGTCCAAGAGAAGAATTGGCAAGTCTTGACCGCAACAAAAGGTCCTCTTTCATTCCCAAACCAGCTGAGAGTGTGTGGCTgcgccaa
Above is a window of Oryza sativa Japonica Group chromosome 10, ASM3414082v1 DNA encoding:
- the LOC4349494 gene encoding cinnamoyl-CoA reductase-like SNL6, producing MRMRESNEEEKKSVCVMDASGPLGHALVARLLRRGYTVHAATYPHHHHHPEEEYQQHPRLKLFRADPLDYHAIADAVHGCSGLFAIFNTPSSSQSQSHSCFLDEEEGMVEAEVRAAHNILEACAQTDTMERVVFNSSVTAVVWRPQPEEDDDAALQLDENTWSDLTFCRRFKLWHALAKTLSERTAWALAMDRGVDMVAINAGLLTGPGLTAGHPYLKGAPDMYDHGVLVTVDVDFLADAHIAAYECPTAYGRYLCFNNAICRPEDAAKLAQMLISSAAAPRPPAPPSDELKVIPQRIHTKKLNKLMLDFTSGVYGDIN